GTCGGAGCTGAGCGGCCCGCTTTCGCTTCATGTCGATGGGCGGAGTCTCGGCCTCGAGAATCTCTTCCGCATGTGCCGACAGGACCCTGATCGAGCGGTTGACATCGTGGAGCACTACTTCGATCGCCTGCTGGAAGGTGATGCGCTCGGGTCGATTCCGATGCCGTTCGCCGTGGCGAGGCATCGCATCATGCCGCGCATTCAGCCGGAGTCGATCTTCTCCCAGATGGACCGCCAGCTCGTCGCCCATGTGCCGTTCGTGAATGGAACGGTGATCGTCTTCGTCATCGACCTGCCTCATGTGACCGTGAGCGTCACGACGGAACAGATGATCCGCTGGGGCGTCCAGCCCGAAGAACTTGAGGAAGTGGCGCGGGAGAACCTTGCTCGCTACTCGCCGGAGCTGCGCGTGCAGATGGTCGATTCGACCGAGGGTGGTCGGGCCGCGCTCGTCTCCATGCAGGATGGGTACGACGCCGCGCGGCTGCTGCTCAGCCGCCTGCACTCGCGACTGGCACCAGAGCTCAAGGGCGACTTCTATGTCGCCACGCCGGCGCGGGACATGTTCCTTGCGCTCACCTGCGACCCCGCGGAGTTCGTGAATCGGCTCCAGGAGCGGGTGGAACGGGACTATCGTCGGCTTCCATATCCGATCACGAGCAACCTCTTCCTGGTGACGCGCGACGGCGTGGCGGGGACCGCGGCCGAAGCAGCGTAGGCTCTCCGCCGTGCTGCTCCTGATCGACAACTACGACTCCTTCACCTTCAACCTGGCGCATGCCTTTCTGGTGCTTCGACCCGAGATTGAGGTGAAGGTCGTTCGCAACGACGCGATCACGCTGGCCGAGGCGAGAGCATTGGCTCCGTCGCACCTCGTGATCTCACCGGGACCGTGCACGCCGCGCGAGTCGGGCATCTCTCCCGAGTTGATCGAGGCCTTTCGAGGGGTGATTCCGATCCTCGGGGTGTGCCTCGGCCATCAGGCGATCGGCGCATGCCACGGCATGACGGTCCGCCGGAACAGCCGCGCGGTGCATGGCAAGACCTCCATGATCCGGCACGACGGGCGCGGGATCTTTGAAGGAGTGCCCAATCCCTTTCAGGCGACGAGATATCACTCGCTGATCGTCGATCGGGCGACGGTGACACCGGACTTCGAGGTCTCCGCGTGGACGGAGGAGGACGAGGTGATGGGCCTGCGATGGCGCGGATCGAAGAATCCGAGCGCGCCCCTCGACGGTGTGCAGTTTCACCCTGAGAGCTACCTCACCCACGATGGTCCGAGGCTGCTCGAGAACTTCCTCAAGTC
This region of Phycisphaeraceae bacterium genomic DNA includes:
- a CDS encoding aminodeoxychorismate/anthranilate synthase component II; translation: MLLLIDNYDSFTFNLAHAFLVLRPEIEVKVVRNDAITLAEARALAPSHLVISPGPCTPRESGISPELIEAFRGVIPILGVCLGHQAIGACHGMTVRRNSRAVHGKTSMIRHDGRGIFEGVPNPFQATRYHSLIVDRATVTPDFEVSAWTEEDEVMGLRWRGSKNPSAPLDGVQFHPESYLTHDGPRLLENFLKSAVQRDESHSKRRDASSAV
- a CDS encoding DUF1444 family protein; the encoded protein is MSVPFMGPEAFGEFVHKLFRRNWPDRKSELSGPLSLHVDGRSLGLENLFRMCRQDPDRAVDIVEHYFDRLLEGDALGSIPMPFAVARHRIMPRIQPESIFSQMDRQLVAHVPFVNGTVIVFVIDLPHVTVSVTTEQMIRWGVQPEELEEVARENLARYSPELRVQMVDSTEGGRAALVSMQDGYDAARLLLSRLHSRLAPELKGDFYVATPARDMFLALTCDPAEFVNRLQERVERDYRRLPYPITSNLFLVTRDGVAGTAAEAA